A single Anabas testudineus chromosome 10, fAnaTes1.2, whole genome shotgun sequence DNA region contains:
- the tmsb1 gene encoding thymosin beta 1, with amino-acid sequence MSDVNPVSKEVESFNKRTLKKTNTEEKNHLPTKEEIEQEKKALNDGK; translated from the exons ATGAGTGATGTCAATCCAGTCAGTAAGGAGGTGGAGAGCTTCAACAAGCGAACGCTAAAGAAGActaacacagaggaaaagaaccATCTTCCAACCAAAGAAG AAATTGAACAAGAGAAGAAAGCCCTGAATGATGGGAAGTAA
- the LOC113160470 gene encoding solute carrier family 25 member 53, which translates to MSLLLSIINNERWEIITDSRFPFSACTARHQPSGSRMTGSPELTQDEEDLRYPVVRFQSYLHGGTSSLLSTLPTLIAFPVYKTVFRQQIHNTALHRAVGQLYKEGPVKLYRGVAPPLLMRTLNGTLLFGLQDTLHCQLSPSFQHVVPGSALSALAGCGAGMVEAVVFTPFERVQNVLQNGQNDRHLPTLKSVLVRLKSQGLALGYYRAFLPITARNTLGSSLYFGLKGPVCDAVSGQGLSPVASSFVSGTLTSMAISLTLYPLSVLVSNMQAQVGGEVKGLMACCRMLWKSRQKSVVLLYRGGSLVILRSCITWGITTAIYDRQEKRSS; encoded by the exons ATGTCCCTGCTCCTTTCTATTATCAACAATGAACGGTGGGAAATTATAACAGACTCAcgatttccattttctgcttgTACTGCCAGACATCAGCCCTCTGG ATCAAGGATGACAGGAAGTCCTGAGCTTACACAAGATGAAGAGGACCTTAGGTATCCGGTGGTTCGTTTCCAGAGCTATTTGCATGGGGGGACCTCCAGCTTGCTTTCCACCCTCCCCACACTTATTGCGTTCCCTGTTTACAAGACTGTTTTCCGTCAACAAATCCACAACACGGCCCTTCACCGGGCAGTGGGACAGCTCTACAAAGAGGGACCCGTGAAGCTCTACAGGGGTGTGGCCCCACCATTACTAATGAGGACGCTGAACGGCACGCTGCTCTTTGGCCTGCAGGACACCCTTCACTGCCAGCTTTCCCCGTCATTCCAGCACGTCGTCCCCGGCTCAGCCCTATCTGCTCTAGCCGGATGTGGTGCAGGTATGGTAGAAGCTGTAGTGTTTACCCCCTTCGAGCGTGTCCAGAATGTGCTGCAGAATGGGCAGAATGACCGTCACCTGCCCACCCTGAAGAGTGTCCTGGTCAGGCTGAAGTCACAAGGGCTGGCCTTAGGGTACTACAGAGCCTTCCTGCCCATCACAGCTCGCAACACTCTAGGCAGCTCCCTCTACTTTGGCCTAAAGGGGCctgtgtgtgatgctgtgtcAGGACAGGGGCTCTCTCCAGTGGCTTCCTCCTTTGTCTCAGGGACGCTGACCTCCATGGCAATCAGCTTGACTCTCTACCCGCTGTCTGTGCTAGTGTCGAACATGCAGGCACAGGTTGGAGGGGAAGTGAAAGGGCTCATGGCGTGTTGTAGGATGCTGTGGAAATCACGGCAGAAGAGTGTTGTTCTGCTTTACAGAGGAGGATCCCTGGTTATTCTGAGATCATGCATCACCTGGGGAATCACTACTGCAATCTATGACAGGCAGGAAAAACGTTCGAGCTGA
- the prps1b gene encoding ribose-phosphate pyrophosphokinase 1b isoform X1: MPNIKIFSGSSHPDLSQKIADRLGLELGKVVTKKFSNQETCVEIGESVRGEDVYIVQSGCGEINDNLMELLIMINACKIASASRVTAVIPCFPYARQDKKDKVGSRAPISAKLVANMLSVSGADHIITMDLHASQIQGFFDIPVDNLYAEPAVLKWIKENIAEWKNCIIVSPDAGGAKRVTSIADRLNVDFALIHKERKKANEVDRMVLVGDVTDRVAILVDDMADTCGTICHAADKLISAGATKVYAILTHGIFSGPAISRINNACFEAVVVTNTIPQEEKMKHCPKIQVIDISMILAEAIRRTHNGESVSYLFSHVPL; this comes from the exons ATGcctaatattaaaatattcagcGGTAGCTCACATCCGGACCTGTCTCAGAAAATAGCAGATCGCCTGGGTCTGGAGCTGGGAAAGGTTGTTACAAAGAAATTTAGCAACCAGGAAACATG CGTGGAGATAGGAGAGAGCGTACGTGGGGAAGATGTCTACATTGTGCAGAGTGGCTGTGGGGAGATCAATGACAATTTGATGGAGCTCCTGATCATGATCAACGCCTGCAAGATTGCCTCGGCCTCCAGGGTTACGGCTGTCATCCCCTGCTTTCCTTATGCCCGACAAGACAAGAAGGACAAGGTGGGG AGCCGCGCTCCTATCTCTGCCAAGTTGGTGGCCAACATGTTGTCTGTGTCAGGTGCTGACCACATCATCACTATGGACTTGCACGCCTCGCAGATACAG ggatTCTTTGATATTCCCGTTGATAACTTGTATGCAGAGCCAGCTGTGCTGAAATGGATCAAAGAGAACATCGCTGAATGGAAAAATTGTATTATTGTCTCTCCTGACGCAGGAGGAGCCAAGAG GGTCACCTCAATAGCTGACAGGTTGAATGTGGACTTTGCTCTAATCCACAAGGAGAGGAAAAAGGCAAACGAGGTGGACCGCATGGTTCTCGTTGGCGATGTAACTGATCGGGTTGCAATTCTAGTAGATGACATGGCTGACACTTGTGGTACAATCTGTCATGCAGCTGACAA ATTAATTTCTGCTGGTGCCACCAAGGTGTATGCCATCCTGACTCACGGCATCTTCTCTGGCCCAGCTATCTCACGCATCAACAATGCCTGCTTTGAGGCTGTGGTGGTCACTAATACAATCCCTcaggaggagaagatgaaacATTGTCCCAAAATACAG GTTATTGACATCTCCATGATCCTTGCAGAGGCCATCCGTAGAACTCACAACGGAGAGTCTGTGTCGTATTTGTTCAGCCATGTCCCTTTGTAA
- the prps1b gene encoding ribose-phosphate pyrophosphokinase 1b isoform X2: MPNIKIFSGSSHPDLSQKIADRLGLELGKVVTKKFSNQETCVEIGESVRGEDVYIVQSGCGEINDNLMELLIMINACKIASASRVTAVIPCFPYARQDKKDKSRAPISAKLVANMLSVSGADHIITMDLHASQIQGFFDIPVDNLYAEPAVLKWIKENIAEWKNCIIVSPDAGGAKRVTSIADRLNVDFALIHKERKKANEVDRMVLVGDVTDRVAILVDDMADTCGTICHAADKLISAGATKVYAILTHGIFSGPAISRINNACFEAVVVTNTIPQEEKMKHCPKIQVIDISMILAEAIRRTHNGESVSYLFSHVPL; this comes from the exons ATGcctaatattaaaatattcagcGGTAGCTCACATCCGGACCTGTCTCAGAAAATAGCAGATCGCCTGGGTCTGGAGCTGGGAAAGGTTGTTACAAAGAAATTTAGCAACCAGGAAACATG CGTGGAGATAGGAGAGAGCGTACGTGGGGAAGATGTCTACATTGTGCAGAGTGGCTGTGGGGAGATCAATGACAATTTGATGGAGCTCCTGATCATGATCAACGCCTGCAAGATTGCCTCGGCCTCCAGGGTTACGGCTGTCATCCCCTGCTTTCCTTATGCCCGACAAGACAAGAAGGACAAG AGCCGCGCTCCTATCTCTGCCAAGTTGGTGGCCAACATGTTGTCTGTGTCAGGTGCTGACCACATCATCACTATGGACTTGCACGCCTCGCAGATACAG ggatTCTTTGATATTCCCGTTGATAACTTGTATGCAGAGCCAGCTGTGCTGAAATGGATCAAAGAGAACATCGCTGAATGGAAAAATTGTATTATTGTCTCTCCTGACGCAGGAGGAGCCAAGAG GGTCACCTCAATAGCTGACAGGTTGAATGTGGACTTTGCTCTAATCCACAAGGAGAGGAAAAAGGCAAACGAGGTGGACCGCATGGTTCTCGTTGGCGATGTAACTGATCGGGTTGCAATTCTAGTAGATGACATGGCTGACACTTGTGGTACAATCTGTCATGCAGCTGACAA ATTAATTTCTGCTGGTGCCACCAAGGTGTATGCCATCCTGACTCACGGCATCTTCTCTGGCCCAGCTATCTCACGCATCAACAATGCCTGCTTTGAGGCTGTGGTGGTCACTAATACAATCCCTcaggaggagaagatgaaacATTGTCCCAAAATACAG GTTATTGACATCTCCATGATCCTTGCAGAGGCCATCCGTAGAACTCACAACGGAGAGTCTGTGTCGTATTTGTTCAGCCATGTCCCTTTGTAA
- the frmpd3 gene encoding FERM and PDZ domain-containing protein 3 gives MAKVQDGHTNECDSSAMLESQDGMDSGTLSPASARQVTIQRHPTQGFGFIAGSQRPVIVRSVSADGPSFGKLLPGDQILAINEETVSDAPRERVIDLVRRCKDTIVLTVLQPHQSPKSAFISAAKKARLRTNPPKVRFSEQVSISDPDSTMLKDDSLLLIPNVLKVFLENGQIKSFTFDSRTTVRDVISSLQDRLSLRYIEHFALVLEAGGLDQNQKLHLLQENQPLTHVVHRTYFQGMKCLFRICFFPKDPADLLRRDPAAFEYLYIQSRNDVIKERFGMDWKSDITLRLAALHIYITVSSARPNQKISLKHVEKEWGLEPFLPLTLLPTVKEKNVCKTLSQLLKTYQHPPPSGNKVPPLQGKLQYMRVLNDLPPFGGILFHTVGLDEKQSATTLLVGPRHGISHVIDLKNNLTTVLAEFSRVAKIQLYRESQGVARVEVTIHEAKPLVLLMEWPDASNFACLISGYYKLFVDPKRTIYFRTSGQSQLTKADYRSSHHVHPRSGATSLPSGGRRGDERESLHRESGSSRALVPAEPQHLGLCHVHLREQQQFQELQTHTEAELDINENFISQETPGRPRTKSDPIQQSTEEVAGALESSAVDNAGFRVRAQTMGQSQKTSRYFCDSCKARLKAEGLSPEVNGSGSSGRHCSGACASRDAGAVDLMALPPPGNEEEDEEEVDGGGEKLQPPPPAIAAPPPGFRDNSSDEDDPKRGRKARTSASASVATGKLAQAKEDVPVTLIDNVSTRTVRDHAQELDDALVSTLQALEALAASEDYPHHPQQPTQTAGLIVLAAITPESSLDSGHETNSSELTDVSEMVSAMKQNQNQAYLLAHHINKDRILCRRDFPLAIPGCTAKTIGTGAFSVGQIRAGCPPKQVILSKTVPFKVSPSQDSAILSVVAEQGVSQDTAQNEQKVEIKANSESTKANTTDPPSKSPEELKVSDASMIGQVNKDQKLSNSSGETLCQNLPDGIKDKTAAPCNTDPSSKALSILLPVDRTASAKISPTNMCQDAKTASSETMKPSSSAELLPVDDLFCTCPVQQEPAPQLRLKDPQVQKVVIFQSSSPTDDERLRAKGLQLASDKENGVRVGADPCLANPSPQIQTKYSPLLPVKTEKKEASESKTEAAQVKSHPESQKCPIKSLPILDDPTTPSPSVDKVSTLPSRDSKKQGSSKGKSQRSAPFLSFRNLLSATFPARMRRETDERRAQLQKVRQYELEFLEELLKPKSSQGDFLPQGSSPVPSGTPCACQLRTSPVLKAPGISREQRRSCDCKRMCRGMRLPDTPVGSITETQHRGRERTISKTPPSVSKAPHTQCATRRPQTLEIKTTRIRSTSLESREPRGEQGSCLPTCTSRTDCMGAPQYKKLQRRYSIGELDNSTSTPVYAEVKPKAKSLEKEMERVRATGLRLPTPVEPVHTHSHQGEGKGKKGVFFIQGEELLRESKEGTSEMLLALPSEDSDDKDKCCSFCFCYRKCEAADESSEKDELSYSIPLQVLPGMELDSHTFPVVSKTLQVLNAEDCSGEEDEVEEEEPQTQEIDLRACGSLEGSLARVQALQGKTFSLPDGFLNAQLDANELLAILRQCANSPQADGETRLQPSRIAEYKQELAVRFKEFRASCRRVASVEKSPTRMLAVVSASFQVLCELTQTFIKLVRGVRSEAQRLQLLRKVEEVAINYTLLLRAAEESMGHSSSLPTKTECPQVSSNTNNMSSLTRPIKTLPAQ, from the exons ACAATGCTCAAGGACGACTCCTTGCTACTCATACCAAATGTGTTAAAGGTGTTCTTGGAGAATGGACAGATTAAGTCTTTCACATTTGATAGCCGTACAACCGTCAGG GATGTGATCTCCTCCCTACAGGACCGCCTCTCACTGCGCTACATTGAGCACTTTGCCTTGGTGCTGGAGGCAGGTGGCCTGGACCAGAATCAGAAGCTGCATCTGCTGCAGGAGAACCAGCCTCTGACACAt GTGGTGCATAGAACGTATTTCCAAGGGATGAAGTGTCTGTTCCGCATCTGCTTCTTCCCCAAGGACCCTGCGGACCTTCTGAGAAGAGACCCCGCTGCATTTGAGTACCTCTATATACAG AGTCGCAATGATGTCATCAAGGAACGCTTTGGCATGGACTGGAAATCTGACATCACGTTACGACTGGCTGCGCTCCATATCTACATCACTGTGTCCTCTGCACGACCCAATCAGAAGATCTCTCTGAAGCATGTTGA GAAGGAGTGGGGACTAGAGCCTTTCCTTCCCCTCACTTTGCTTCCAACAGTGAAGGAGAAGAATGTGTGTAAGACCCTGTCACAGCTGCTGAAGACCTACCAGCATCCACCACCATCAGGCAACAAG GTCCCTCCTCTCCAAGGAAAGCTGCAATACATGCGAGTACTCAACGACCTTCCACCATTTGGAGGAATACTGTTTCACACTGTTGGACTG GATGAGAAACAATCAGCTACTACACTACTAGTGGGTCCTCGACATGGCATTAGCCATGTGATTGACCTGAAAAACAACCTCACAACGGTTCTGGCAGAGTTCAGTAGGGTTGCAAAAATCCAACTGTACCGTGAGAGCCAAGGAGTGGCTCGAGTGGAGGTGACAATCCATGAGGCCAAG CCCCTGGTCCTTCTCATGGAATGGCCCGATGCCAGTAACTTTGCGTGCCTCATCTCTGGTTACTACAAGCTGTTTGTAGATCCTAAAAGGACCATCTACTTCCGGACCTCTGGTCAGTCTCAGCTGACCAAGGCAG ATTACAGAAGCTCCCACCATGTCCACCCACGTTCTGGGGCAACCAGCTTGCCAAGTGGAGGTCGGCGTGGGGACGAGAGGGAGAGCTTGCACAGGGAGTCAGGATCATCAAGGGCCCTAGTTCCAGCAGAGCCTCAACATCTAGGCCTCTGTCATGTCCATCTTCGAGAACAGCAACAATTTCAAGAGTTACAAACCCACACCGAAGCTGAACTTGACATCAATGAAAATTTTATCTCTCAAGAGACCCCTGGGAGGCCCCGCACTAAGTCAGACCCCATTCAGCAGAGTACAGAGGAAGTAGCTGGAGCTTTAGAGAGCTCAGCAGTGGACAATGCAGGATTTAGAGTCCGAGCTCAAACAATGGGGCAATCCCAGAAAACCTCACGATACTTCTGTGACTCATGCAAAGCAAGGCTTAAAGCAGAGGGTCTCTCACCAGAAGTAAATGGTAGTGGGAGCTCTGGAAGACACTGCTCTGGTGCTTGTGCCTCCCGAGATGCAGGTGCTGTTGACCTTATGGCTCTTCCACCTCCAGGGAATgaagaggaggacgaagaggaggtAGATGGTGGAGGAGAGAAGCTGCAACCACCACCCCCTGCTATTGCTGCCCCACCACCGGGTTTTAGGGACAATAGTTCAGATGAGGATGACccaaagagagggaggaaggctCGAACAAGTGCCAGTGCAAGTGTCGCCACTGGGAAGCTAGCCCAAGCCAAGGAAGATGTTCCTGTGACACTGATTGATAATGTCTCCACAAGAACAGTCCGAGATCATGCCCAGGAACTTGATGATGCTCTGGTGTCCACCTTACAGGCGCTAGAGGCTTTGGCAGCTTCTGAGGACTACCCCCATCACCCTCAACAGCCAACACAGACTGCAG GGCTGATTGTCTTAGCTGCCATTACACCTGAGTCATCCCTGGACTCAGGCCATGAGACGAACTCCTCCGAATTGACAGATGTTTCTGAGATGGTGTCAGCTATGAAGCAGAATCAGAACCAGGCCTACCTGCTAGCTCACCATATCAACAAAGATCGTATCCTCTGCCGACGTGACTTTCCCCTGGCTATCCCTGGTTGCACTGCAAAAACCATAGGGACTGGGGCCTTCTCTGTAGGTCAGATCCGTGCTGGCTGTCCACCCAAGCAAGTAATCCTCAGTAAGACTGTTCCCTTTAAAGTCAGTCCCAGTCAAGACTCTGCAATACTCAGTGTTGTTGCAGAGCAGGGGGTCAGTCAAGACACTGCTCAGAATGAACAGAAAGtagaaataaaggcaaactctGAGTCCACCAAAGCAAACACCACTGATCCCCCTTCTAAGTCACCTGAAGAACTTAAAGTGTCTGATGCTTCAATGATAGGTCAAGTCAATAAAGACCAGAAGTTATCAAATTCTTCTGGGGAGACACTGTGCCAAAATCTTCCTGATGGTATAAAGGACAAAACAGCAGCACCTTGTAATACAGATCCTAGCAGCAAAGCCTTATCAATCCTCTTGCCTGTGGACAGAACTGCCTCTGCCAAAATTTCACCCACTAATATGTGCCAAGATGCCAAGACTGCCTCTAGCGAGACCATGAAGCCTTCAAGCTCTGCAGAACTTCTGCCAGTTGATGATCTTTTCTGCACATGTCCAGTGCAACAGGAACCTGCACCTCAACTAAGACTAAAAGATCCACAAGTTCAGAAGGTGGTGATATTTCAATCCTCCTCCCCCACAGATGATGAGCGTCTTCGGGCGAAAGGCCTCCAGTTGGCTAGCGATAAAGAAAATGGAGTTAGAGTAGGAGCAGATCCTTGTTTGGCAAACCCCAGCCCTCAAATACAAACGAAGTACTCCCCTCTTCTGCctgtaaaaacagagaaaaaagaagcatcTGAAAGTAAGACTGAGGCTGCCCAGGTCAAATCCCACCCTGAGTCACAGAAATGCCCTATAAAATCCTTACCTATTTTAGATGACCCAACAACACCAAGTCCCTCTGTAGATAAGGTCTCTACTCTTCCAAGTAGAGACTCAAAGAAACAAGGCAGCAGTAAGGGAAAGTCCCAACGCAGTGCCCCTTTCTTGAGCTTTAGAAACCTTCTTTCAGCTACGTTCCCAGCAAGAATGCGAAGAGAAACGGATGAGCGAAGGGCTCAGTTGCAGAAGGTTCGCCAGTATGAGCTAGAGTTCttggaggagctgctgaaacCCAAATCATCCCAGGGAGATTTTTTGCCCCAGGGATCCTCGCCTGTGCCCTCAGGCACTCCTTGTGCCTGCCAGCTCCGCACTAGCCCTGTACTAAAGGCACCAGGCATCTCCAGGGAGCAGCGACGCAGTTGTGACTGTAAGCGTATGTGCAGGGGCATGAGACTACCTGACACACCAGTTGGCTCCATAacagagacacaacacagaggcagagagagaactATCTCGAAGACTCCTCCATCTGTTTCGAAAGCCCCTCATACCCAATGTGCTACAAGGAGACCTCAGACCTTAGAAATCAAGACCACTCGAATACGTTCTACCAGCCTTGAGTCAAGAGAACCAAGGGGAGAGCAGGGCTCATGTTTGCCCACCTGTACTTCTCGAACAGATTGCATGGGGGCTCCACAATATAAGAAGCTCCAAAGGCGATATAGCATAGGAGAACTGGATAACAGCACTAGCACACCTGTGTATGCTGAGGTAAAGCCCAAAGCTAAGAGTCTagagaaggagatggagagagtaAGGGCCACAGGGCTGAGGCTCCCCACCCCAGTAGAGCCAGTCCATACTCACTCTCACCAGGGggaaggaaaagggaaaaagggtGTGTTTTTCATTCAGGGAGAAGAGCTATTGCGTGAAAGTAAAGAAGGGACTAGTGAGATGCTGCTCGCCCTGCCTAGTGAAGACAGCGATGACAAGGATAAATGCTGCTCATTCTGTTTCTGCTACAGAAAGTGTGAGGCAGCGGATGAAAGCAGTGAGAAGGATGAGCTCTCATATTCTATACCCCTTCAGGTCCTTCCAGGCATGGAGCTGGACTCGCATACCTTTCCTGTAGTGAGCAAAACACTCCAGGTTCTTAATGCAGAGGACTGCAGTggggaggaggatgaggtggaagaggaggagccaCAGACACAGGAGATTGACCTAAGGGCCTGTGGATCATTGGAGGGGAGCCTGGCACGGGTACAGGCTCTACAGGGGAAAACATTCAGCTTGCCTGATGGTTTCCTAAATGCCCAGTTGGATGCTAACGAGCTGCTAGCTATCCTGCGTCAGTGTGCTAACAGCCCACAAGCTGACGGCGAGACTCGTCTTCAGCCCTCACGGATCGCAGAATACAAACAAGAGCTTGCGGTGCGCTTCAAAGAATTCAGGGCATCCTGTCGACGGGTGGCAAGTGTTGAGAAAAGCCCGACACGTATGCTCGCTGTTGTCTCAGCTAGCTTTCAAGTGTTGTGCGAACTAACTCAAACCTTCATTAAATTGGTCAGAGGGGTTCGTTCAGAAGCCCAACGGCTGCAGCTGTTGAGAAAAGTTGAGGAAGTAGCAATCAACTACACTTTGCTTCTGCGTGCGGCAGAAGAATCAATGGGACACTCGAGCAGCTTGCCAACGAAGACAGAGTGCCCGCAAGTTTCCTCCAACACCAATAACATGAGCTCACTCACTCGTCCCATCAAAACTCTCCCTGCtcagtaa